A DNA window from Camelina sativa cultivar DH55 chromosome 13, Cs, whole genome shotgun sequence contains the following coding sequences:
- the LOC104734823 gene encoding uncharacterized protein LOC104734823 yields MRSLLLARLCRWRQPPPLVNRHHLRGVRFLSETPLCHIVGAEHCGSTSRDGDVGKLFIGDYSHEYSSYGIKVLEKKVPMDLMKTTGTIGASHGWVATLRDGVVRLQDDLNPIASDSDPKRISLPPLVTLPHCQTQFVTNVAMSSSSPEDDDCIVAVKFLEPQLSLCRPARKEKVEWVNIRVEDLALFSSRVMYSKRDEMFCMPGSGGAHIGSWDLGEHMNEPKIQRLSYFITPVPDFVHSELQILDSCSTTEHLVESRPTGEMFLVKSFIERNMEMEGRMETRHTMVFKLDEEGNATYTEDIGDLCIFLSKSEAFCLKASLSGHCRNTIYYIENNERGTFNLKNKEKDRIFITYPAPYYIPPQSSSY; encoded by the exons ATGAGATCTCTGCTTCTTGCCAGGCTTTGTCGTTGGAGGCAACCACCTCCGCTCGTAAAT AGACACCACCTCCGTGGTGTTCGATTCTTGTCGGAAACCCCTCTCTGTCACATCGTCGGGGCCGAACATTGTGGATCTACTTCCAGAGATGGCGATGTCGGCAAACTCTTCATTGGCGATTACAGTCATGAATATTCTTCTTATGGAATCAAGGTTTTGGAAAAGAAGGTGCCAATGGATTTGATGAAAACAACGGGAACGATAGGAGCATCTCATGGGTGGGTGGCTACTTTGAGAGACGGCGTTGTGCGTCTCCAGGATGATCTCAACCCAATTGCTTCGGATTCTGACCCGAAGCGAATCTCACTACCTCCTCTCGTAACTCTGCCTCATTGCCAAACACAATTTGTAACCAACGTGGCCATGTCCTCCTCTTCTCCTGAGGACGATGACTGCATCGTGGCCGTCAAGTTCCTGGAACCTCAGCTCAGCTTATGTAGGCCTGCTCGAAAAGAAAAGGTCGAGTGGGTCAACATCAGAGTCGAAGATCTAGCCTTGTTCTCCTCCAGAGTCATGTACTCAAAGAGGGATGAGATGTTCTGCATGCCTGGCTCTGGAGGCGCACACATAGGATCCTGGGATCTTGGAGAACATATGAACGAACCTAAGATACAGCGTTTGAGCTACTTTATAACTCCTGTTCCTGATTTCGTGCACTCAGAGTTGCAAATACTAGATTCGTGTAGCACGACCGAACACTTGGTGGAGTCACGACCCACCGGAGAAATGTTTCTGGTTAAGTCGTTCATAGAGAGAAACATGGAAATGGAGGGGAGAATGGAAACGAGGCATACAATGGTGTTCAAGCTAGACGAAGAGGGAAATGCTACATACACCGAAGACATTGGAGATCTCTGTATTTTCCTGTCCAAGTCTGAAGCATTTTGTCTCAAGGCTAGCTTGTCTGGCCACTGCAGAAATACGATCTATTACATAGAGAACAACGAACGCGGAACATTTAACCTCAAAAATAAGGAGAAGGATCGTATATTTATAACTTACCCCGCTCCTTACTACATTCCACCTCAATCCTCCTCCTATTAG
- the LOC104734824 gene encoding uncharacterized protein LOC104734824, giving the protein MAKSAATAASSLVQNLRRFIKKPWQITGPCAHPEYLEAVPKATEYRLRCPATTDGEAIVPTSDPETVYNIVYHGRDQRRNRPQIRRYLLKKDNVVQMMNEKKTFDVSDFPKVYLTTTVEEDLNTRGGGYVK; this is encoded by the coding sequence atGGCGAAATCAGCGGCGACGGCGGCTTCCTCGCTTGTGCAAAACCTTAGACGATTCATCAAGAAGCCATGGCAGATCACCGGGCCTTGCGCTCACCCGGAATACCTCGAAGCTGTTCCCAAGGCCACCGAGTATCGTCTCCGATGCCCCGCAACGACTGATGGAGAGGCCATCGTGCCGACATCGGATCCCGAAACCGTATACAACATCGTATACCACGGCCGAGATCAGCGCCGAAACCGTCCACAGATCCGGCGATACCTATTGAAGAAGGACAACGTGGTTCAGATGATGAACGAGAAGAAGACGTTCGACGTCTCCGACTTCCCTAAGGTTTACCTGACTACCACAGTCGAAGAGGATTTAAACACGCGTGGTGGAGGCTACGTTAAATAA